From Odontesthes bonariensis isolate fOdoBon6 chromosome 21, fOdoBon6.hap1, whole genome shotgun sequence, a single genomic window includes:
- the nupr1b gene encoding nuclear protein 1b, which yields MSHVEVKNLKPSSFEEEHYDEYDYYSLTDKYTEGSSRKGRTKKEASDNTNRHLPAGHERKIVEKLQNSEKKAKA from the exons ATGAGCCACGTCGAGGTGAAAAACCTGAAGCCCTCCAGCTTCGAGGAGGAGCACTACGATGAGTACGATTACTACAGCCTGACCGACAAGTACACAG AGGGTTCGTCCCGCAAAGGCAGGACCAAGAAGGAGGCCAGCGACAACACCAACAGACACCTCCCCGCTGGCCATGAGCGCAAGATCGTGGAGAAACTCCAGAACAGCGAGAAGAAAGCGAAGGCGTGA
- the sgf29 gene encoding SAGA-associated factor 29, with the protein MSADTKIAELLTELHQLIKQTQEERSRSEHNLLNIQKTHERMQTENKTSPYYRTKLRGLYTTAKADAEAECSILRHALDKIAEIKSLLEERRIAARMEVYSDPPRKTMRRGVLMTLLQQSAMTLPLWIGKPGESPPSLCGAIPASSDYVAKQGDKVAARVKAVDGDEQWILAEVVSYNHSTNKYEVDDIDEEGKERHTLSRRRIIPLPQWKANPETDPEALFSKDQLVLALYPQTTCFYRALIHTPPHRPQEDYMVLFEDTSYADGYSPPLNVAQRYVVACKENKKK; encoded by the exons ATGTCGGCTGATACAAAGATAGCAGAGCTGCTCACTGAGCTCCACCAGCTCATCAAACAGACGCAG GAGGAGAGGTCCCGGAGTGAACACAACCTGCTCAACATCCAGAAAACCCACGAGAGGATGCAGACGGAAAACAAAA CTTCTCCGTACTACCGCACCAAACTGAGGGGCCTGTACACCACGGCCAAAGCAGACGCCGAGGCAGAGTGCAGCATCCTGCGTCACGCTCTGGATAAGATTGCAGAAATCAAGTCGCTGCTGGAGGAGCGGAGGATCG CTGCCAGGATGGAGGTGTACAGCGACCCCCCGAGGAAGACCATGAGGCGCGGCGTCCTGATGACGCTGCTGCAGCAGTCGGCCATGACGCTCCCGCTGTGGATCGGCAAACCCGGAGAGAG CCCGCCTTCGCTGTGCGGCGCCATCCCGGCCAGCAGCGACTACGTGGCCAAGCAGGGCGACAAGGTGGCGGCGAGGGTGAAGGCGGTGGACGGAGACGAGCAGTGGATCCTGGCCGAGGTGGTCAGCTACAACCACTCCACCAACAA GTACGAAGTGGACGACATCGACGAGGAGGGCAAAGA GAGACACACGCTGAGCAGGCGGCGCATCATCCCGCTGCCGCAGTGGAAGGCCAACCCGGAGACGGACCCCGAGGCGCTGTTCAGCAAGGACCAGCTGGTTCTGGCCCTCTACCCGCAGACCACCTGCTTCTACCGGGCCCTGATCCACACGCCGCCGCACAGG CCTCAGGAGGACTACATGGTGCTGTTCGAGGACACGTCGTACGCGGACGGTTACTCCCCCCCGCTCAACGTGGCGCAGCGGTACGTGGTGGCCTGCAAGGAGAACAAGAAGAAGTGA
- the nfatc2ip gene encoding NFATC2-interacting protein, whose protein sequence is MAEAVSDCDAHAVKLPPKRRRILDPSAIAPVPVYSNKVSSSLRLKPTAALLSHRTAGDGADDGLWAEFSSRIPPPPLPPIIALSDSEDEAEPEPRRGESTEQRLDDARCPSPPPPESPVRKQSRKVTKKINEINRRLRAVSSVLSPDQRQTTSRRRASPPPEPEEDDDVIVTFDSQGSLCGSDPAREIPLKVRCRTDIHKIQVLSATRLSDVVTQLSVILGVPPPRLLLLRDELELPTNATVGQLGLGIADIIECVVMAAEDQSSITVRLQSKDRDSSQEFTVHREAPLSAVFSRYLSRMPADAQRNIRFHFDGAKVTGGQTPAQLDMEDGDIIEVWI, encoded by the exons ATGGCGGAAGCG GTGTCTGACTGTGACGCGCACGCCGTGAAGCTGCCCCCTAAACGCCGACGCATCCTGGACCCGTCGGCCATCGCACCGGTGCCGGTTTACTCCAACAAG GTGAGCAGCAGTCTGCGGCTGAAGCCCACGGCGGCGCTGCTGTCCCACAGGACCGCAG GCGACGGAGCAGACGACGGTCTGTGGGCGGAGTTCTCCTCCAGGATaccgccgccgccgctgccGCCCATCATCGCTCTGAGCGACTCCGAGGACGAAGCGGAACCAGAGCCGCGGCGAGGAGAAAGCACGGAGCAGCGACT AGACGACGCTCGCTGCCCGTCTCCTCCGCCGCCCGAGAGTCCGGTACGCAAACAGTCCAGGAAGGTCACAAAGAAGATCAA TGAGATCAACCGGAGGCTTCGGGCTGTGAGCTCCGTCCTCTCCCCGGACCAGCGCCAGACTACCTCACGCCGTCGTGCCTCCCCGCCGCCGGAGCCAGAAGAAGACGATGACGTCATCGTGACCTTCGACTCGCAGGGTTCGCTGTGCGGCTCCGACCCGGCCCGGGAGATCCCGCTGAAGGTCCGCTGCCGAACGGACATCCACAAGATCCAGGTGCTGTCG GCGACGCGGCTCAGCGACGTGGTGACTCAGCTGTCCGTCATCCTGGGCGTCCCGCCTCCTCGCCTCCTGCTGCTCAGAGACGAACTCGAGCTGCCGACCAACGCCACCGTGGGCCAGCTCGGCCTCGGCATCGCTGACATCATCG AATGTGTCGTCATGGCAGCAGAGGATCAGAGCAGCATCACTGTGAGGCTTCAGAGCAAAGACCGCGACTCCTCGCAGGAGTTCACAGTTCACAGG GAGGCGCCGCTCAGCGCCGTCTTCTCCCGGTATCTGTCCCGCATGCCCGCCGACGCCCAGAGGAACATCCGCTTCCACTTTGACGGCGCCAAAGTGACGGGCGGCCAGACGCCGGCGCAGCTGGACATGGAGGACGGGGACATCATCGAAGTCTGGATCTGA